The genomic region aatgggtactgttgtAGTCTGACATTCAATAAAATGAGCAAGGAGACAGTAAGAAAGTTTAATTACCCTTTAGGGAATTTCTCTAATGGACCCCTCACAGTGTCGACCCATACTGCACCTCTTACACTCTCAGCTCCACTTTACTGTGAGACAGGGCTGAAGAAAGTAACTCCACACACCATCATTTCTGTTTTCCCTTTTTTTGAATTTCACAGCATTTCAATTTCAGTCCTCAATTCATAATAGTAGAATGCTGATATGAATATAAATCAATACAAATTATTTAAATGCAATTTGAAATCACCTTGCCCTAAGGACTAGCTGgcagtgtttgtttttttacaacaGCACAGACCTGTATTTTTTTAACAGTGCACTTAATCTCAAAGGGCTGTTTATGTCTTAGTATAATTAGCATTATAAATCACCAGGGGAAACTAAATCAGTTAATGTAAAGAGACAgcacaaaaatgtccaaaaacacCCAACAAAAGGCATTGTTTCTGAGTATTCTTGAAAGCATATCATTGCATCAACGCTGGTTTAGATGGCAAAGCAAACCCAATCTACACAAAAATATTTGCATTATTCAGTAGTCCACTGACCTGGGTTGAAATACTATTTTGGGTATTTCAATGACATTTCAGAGTAAGTACGGTATTTGGATATTTCATTTAGAATGCAAGTAGTTGAGTATtggaatgtatttggaaatacatttggaaagtaaggcatgtacactgagtgtataaaacgtTGATGTTTCCATGgcagactaaccaggtgaatccaggttaaaACTATGATccgttattgatgtcacctgttaaatccacatcaatcaattgagacatggattgttatGTGTgatattcagagggtgaatgggcaagacaaaatatttaagtgcctttgaacggggtacggtTTTCTCGCTCAGCTGATGCCTGTGTGTATCTAGAATggtcaaaggacatccagccaacggcAGGCCAGTGGTCGAAAATGGCTCTTTGATGAAAGAAGGCAAAGGAGGCTGACATGAGTTGTGCAGAGCAACAGACGGGCTACAGTTAGTCAactgagtgtctagtttgagaaacagacgcctcacaagtcctcaactggcagcttcattaaatagtacccgcaaaacaccagtttcaacgtcaagaggcgactctgggatgtgtgccttctaggcagagttgcaaagaaaaagccatatctcagactggccaataaaaagaaaagattaagatgggcaaaataacacagacactgacagaggaactctgcatagaaggccagcatcccggtgtcgcctcttcactgttgacgttgagactggtgttttgcgggtactattaaatgaagctgccagttgaggacttgtgaggcttctgtttctcaaactagacactataatgtacttgtcctcttgctcagttgcgcactggggcctcccactcctctttctattctggttagagccagattgtgctgttctgtgaagggagtactacacagcgttgtacaagatcttcagtttcttggcaatttctcgcatggaatagccttcatttctcagaacaacaaTAGACCGACGAGTTTCAGAAGTAAATTCTTTgtgtctggccattttgagcctgtaatcgaatccacaaatgctgatgctccagatactcaactagtctaaagaaggccagttttattgcttctttaatcagaacgaCAGTTTTCAGCTtgttctaacataattgcaaaagggttttctaatgatcaattagcctctTAAAAGGATAAACGTGGATTAGCTAacatggttgctgataatgggcctctgtgtgCCTATGTAGATCATCCATAAACATTCTGCTGttcccagctacaatagtcatttataacattaacaatgtctacactgtatttctgatcaatttgatgttattttaatgtacaaaaaatgtctaagtgaccccaaactttgaaaggtagtgtatatGAAGTCTGGTGTGACGTTTGCAATCCTATTGCTTTTAATCTTTGTTATTATTTTGTCACAATATTTTCAACTTGTGGGTCTTTAATCAGCAGAGGACTCTCCAGATTTTCCTGGTTTTAATTTGACTGAATTAACTGTTTGATACATGAAACTAGGTAGTACTGAATTGAGTGACGTGTTGTCATATGTAAGTAGGGGGGCTACTTTGACCCAAATTACTTAATAGAATTCTATGGGAAAGCCATTCATTCCTGGTGCTTTTCTCCATGCAACTGTTTTAACAGCATCTAATATTTATTCTTGGGTGATCTCTGTTTTTATTCAGTATTTTTGTCTGCTGATAATTGCTTCAGAATTGTTGAGTCTAAGAAGGCTATAGGAACAGTCCAACTGTTGTTTAATTCTGATTTATATACATTTTCCTAGCTTTTAAAAttgtcattgtgttgttgtttctaATTACCGCTTTGTATCTTTATCTTTAAAAAATTCAAAATTATTACTCGTTTTGTGGGAGCTGCAAGATATCTATCAGGTTTATTTGCCACACTCAGTGTATtttaaaatatgaaatatttAAACGCCCCAtgcatttgaacccaggtcttctAGGTGGTATTTGAAATAATATATTTGTAAAAAAGTATTTGAAAATAGTTCTTGCTATTTATAGGAAGTTATTTGAAAATACTTTCAAACACTTCAAATAGAAGTAGCTGATTTAGCCACTTTATATGAaaatacacagaaaacaagtatttaaataacaaatacttaatatgcatatattttaaCCCAGGTGTGGTCCACTGCCCCCTACTACCATTATCGAATATTCTTAATTACTttttctctttccttccttccctctctctcgctccccctccctctttctcaggTTTAATCGTGGGCTCCCTTACCGTGTGCTGGCTGCCCAACCAGGTGCGTCGCCTGATGACTGCCGCCGTGCCTAAGTCCAGCTGGACCATGTCCTACTTCCGCAACTATGTGGTGCTGCACCCTGTGGCCGACACCTTCTTCTACCTTAGTTCCGTGCTCAACCCCTTCCTGTACAACCTCTCTTCCCGCCAGTTCCGACAGGTCTTCGTCCAGGTGCTACGCTGCCGCCTCACCATCGAGCACGTAAACAAACGGACTCTGAGGAGCTTCGAGGCCAACTCGGCCCGCTCACTGCGGCCCCTGCTAAAGTCACTGCGTCGTGGTGGTGGCAACAGGTCTACTCAGACTCAGAGCAAGGAGTTCAAGATGCCTACATTCACTACCTTCCATAGTCCTAAGGACACCTCACCTCGCAGCCCTGAGGAGGCCCTCCCCACAACCGATGAATCACTTTCAAATTCAGTCGGAAAGGGAAACATCCCCGAAGAGACTGAAATATAGTTTATTGAAAATACACGTATGACAGTTGTTTTGACTTGTGCTCTAACATGCTTCTTGGCTGAGGTTATGAAGTAGAATTGACGTTGTGAGTCAATACAGTCCAGAAAGACTTCTAGGTGACTTTGAAAGATTATCCAAAAGAGAGACACTTAGCTGTGTTCAGTATTACAGTATTCAATTCATCGGAGAGGGATACAGGGTGTCATCCAACTCAGCCACAAGCTGATTTGTCAGAGAGGTGCCTCTACAGACATAATATGTGAGGAGTCTAACATACAGTAATACATCCAGTCAAAGAACAGCCTGGACATTTTTACCAATTTCATCTCATACTGTACATTGTAATACCTGGAACACTGGAAAAGCTTGATATTTGAACAGTGTTAATTACAGTGATTTGTTTCCATTACATGAGATGACACTTCTCTCGGCCCTACTGTAACTCCTATTTTCACAGTCACTTAAGATGCCACTGAAAACTAAGCTCAACACTATTCATCATGACATGTGTCCAAAGTATActtttccattcatttgtatggcaTCCACTGACAGAGTTGACCACTTCCTAAATTGGACCCAGTGCATATGATTTGATCTCAAGACAAATGTAATTTATGTTTCATCACTACAGTATGTATCAGCATCATTATTTTAACATTAAAAATGGTCACTTCCTCTGTTGTGttatttgtgtttttcttcatctTTTGTCTCTGTACTCCATTTCATCTAATGTACAAATATACCTCATCCAGTTCATCTataaatgtacatattaccttctAGTGCCCTCAGTTGGCCAGTCAACAGCTATGTTTCCATTAACTTGTCCAGTGATTTTTTTGTTGACATTTAGAAAGTCTGCATAGAAAATACATGTGACAATTGCCTGTTACGGTGCGTTTCCAATTAACTATCTTGTGTCAATAAAAACAGCTGTACATAGTGATGTCACAcctaaaaaacttttttttagcAAAAACCTACATTGTCGAATAAAATGTGGTTTAAGTGATTCTATTACACATTTAGGCAAATAGCGCATTAATAATTTGGCGACAGCCAgtatgccctcccacctatctgtttAATTTCTCAGGTAGGCTTGCAAAAGCCAGCAACATtgatcaaattaaataatttactaATATTTGCCATATTATAATAACTATCATGTGCCAACGTACCTCCACCGCCCATGCCATGGTGAAATGACACTAATGTagatctgaaataattggatggtAAAACTTGCCAGCAGGGCAAGAAAAGCAAGGCAAAGCAATTCAGGCCTTTGTGAAAGTCAGGACAATCCTTGTCCTGCAAAGAAACATTAATTTTatgatattttttgttgttgctgcaaGCAGTTGGCATTTAGAACTAAATGTGGAGTGGAGCTTTAAAGTAATGCGATGACATCATATGCCCAGCATACAGTActcgtcaaaagtttggacacagctattagttcaaggatttttctttatttatactattttacacatggcagaataatagtgaatacatcaaaactatgaaataacacatatggaatcatgttctaaccaaaaaagtgttaaacaaatcaaaatatattttatatttgagattcctcaaagtagccaccctttgcctttatgacagctttgcacacgcttggcattctctcaaccagcttcacctggaatgcttttccaacagtcttgaaggagttcccacatatgctgagcccctgttggctgcttttccttcactccacggtccaactcatcccaaaccatctcaattgggttgaggtcgggggattgtggaggcctggtcatcggatgcagcactccatcactctccttcttggtcaaatagcccttacacagcctggaagtgtgttggtcattgtcctgttgaaaaagaaaTGATAAGATCAaaccactaagctcaaaccagatgggacggcgtatcgctgcagaatgctgtggtagccatggttaagtgtgccttgaattctaaataaatcactgacagtgtaaccagcaaagcacctccatgCCACCacgccatcacacctcctcctccatgcttcacggtgggaaccacaaatgtggaaatcatccgttcacctactctgcgtctcacagagacagagtggatgagtccaaaaatctcaaatttggagtcatcagaccgaaggacagatttccaccggtctaatgtccattgctcatgtttcttggctcaagcaagtatcttcttcttattggtgtcctttagtagtggtttctttgcagcaattcaaccatgaagacctgattcacacagtttcctctgaacagttgatgttgagatgtgtctgttacttgaactcaatgaagcatttatttaggctgcaatttctgaggctcgtAACTCTAATGAtattatcctctgtagcagatgtaactctgagtcttccattcctgtgcggtcctcatgagagccagtttcatcatagcgcttgatggtttctgcgactgcacttgactgaccttcatgtcttaaattaacaatgggctgttgtttctctttgattatttgagctgttcttgccataatatggacgtgggcttttatcaaatagggttatcttctgtataccaactctaccttgtcacaacacaactgattggctcaaatgcattaagaaggaaagaaattccacaaattaacttttaacaaggcacacctgttaaaattgaaatgcattccaggtaactacctcatgaagctggttgagagaatgccaagagggtgcaaaAAGCTGTCATTagggcaaatggtggctactttgaagaatctcaaattgaagatatatgttgatttgtttaacacttttttggttactacatgactctatttgttatttcatagttttgatgtgtccactattattctacaatgtagaaaatagtaaaaataaagaaaaatcctggaatgagtaggtctgtccaaacttttgactggtgacAATcagcatttatttaaaaaaacactgTTTCCATCATCATTATAGCAATAAGGAAAGTTCAGCAAAAGTTAAATACACCCCTGTCAAATGGATAAAAATGTTGTCGATCTATATCTTCCGTTTCCATTACACATAGCTTGCTTTTGTCAAATAAACTTGGGTCATTGGTTAACCTGCCTATTGTCTATCAAACATGTGGTGCACCTGACTCACTCGATAAACATATTTGTCAGTATCAATACCTCATTTCAGTCAATGTCTTTAGACCTCAAGTTactgtccatattaggacatttTCTAAATACGGTGTCCATGTTAGGAAAGTGTCACACATCCATTAAAGATATGGACACCGTACAGGCTGGGAAACCTTTCACTGAAACACAGGCTGAGTCCAAAAGCTGGACCACAGTCTTGAGGAGACCAAACCAGCCAATCATAGGCTCTGTCAGCAGAATATGGAGGATGGGTGCAGGAGGAAGGGAATAAAAATGAGGGCGAGGCTGTGTGGTGGGATTAGAGACGaggcagcagagggaactctttTTCTGGAACTCTGTTTCTTCTGACGCGGTCCATTACAGAGGGGTGTGTTGCAGCAGCTGATGCACACTGAGTTGAGTTTCCCCGTGCAGAACTGCTGGTAGCCAGAGGAGGCGATGAGGCAGGCACCAGACGAGGCACAGGACTTGCGGTAGTGTTTTCCTGAAAAAAAGGACAGAAACATTGCCATTAGATACTGTATGCCAAGATACTTATAACACACCTCTGAGGTAAGCTGAGCTGTACTACACTGTGGGCTTGGTTAGCCATCCACCATAGTTGTTGGAACCGGGCTGGTCGGGAAGACgtgaaaataaaatacagtttGAATCAGGcagtctgtgtatgtctgtgtgactGTTTATGGAAAGCAAATCTACACCTAAAATGTGTGGTTTATTAGAGGAGTTCTAATAATTAATAAATTGTAATACAGCCATACAGTGCACAGACAAGTTATTAGATCTGTTGTTAGACATTAATGAACATTTGGAAAATCGTCCATCCATCGATTTCCCGATCTCTATGAACAGTGTGTGGCATAACTAAAACATGTATCCAGGGTTCGGGCACTCCAACTAGACGGCGTGGTCAAGGTGAGACTCTTGAGAGAGCTTCTTTACTAATTCAGTGATCCCATAGTGAATCTACAAGCTCTGTCTCCACAAAGAAAACCAATTACCAAGTAATGGAGTCAGGTAATGTATGCCCTCTTCAGTACCTTGTTACCAAACGCACAATAGCAGAAGGAGGTCCTCCTGAGTCACAGAAGATGCATTAGTCATCATTCTGAGATAAAAGTCAGTCCATGAAAATTACAATTACAAGGTATGCACCAATAATCACCTGGATGGCTATGTATTCGTATGCCTTCGAGTTGATTCTCTTGAAGATTATTACCCATGGCCATGTCCATTGGTTTTGCATGAAGGTTCTCAAGGCCACCGAATTTCTGTTATGTTCAAGATATCGGGCTCTTGAGAATGATTATGTTAAGAATTTTCCAGAGTATGAATTTTCTACAGATAGTCTGCTGTAGTGTAATCATATTGTGAGAGGACATTGGGTGTGGCAGTGCTTATCCTTTAGAGTGCAATGAACATGTAGACCTGAGGCATTCAATACAGGGAAGATGAAAATTAGCTGAGTCTGAGAGTGATACTTACACtaaatgaccaaaagtatgtggacacctgcttgttgaacatctcattccaaaatcatggtcattaatatggagttgggaaggctttccactagatgttggaacattgctgtggggacttgcttccattcagccacaagagcattagtgaggtcgggctctgatgttggccgattaagcctggctcgcagtcagcgttccaattcatcccaaaggtgttcgacggggttgaggtcagggctctgtgcaggcctgtcaagttcttccacaccgttctcgataaaccatttctgtatggcccCTTCTTTGTACATGGGGGGCATTGTCCATCTGAAACATGAAAAGTCCTTcaacaaactgttgccacaaagttggaagcacagaatcgtagcattaagatttcccttcactggaactaaggggcctagcccaaattATGAAAAACagtgcatttccactgctccagagtcaaatggtggcgagctttacacaactccagcGACACATATCATTGCACACAGTGATcgtaggcttgtgtgctgctgctcggccatagagacccatttcatgaagctcacaATGAACCGTTCTTGTGCTGGCcttacttccagaggcagtttgtaactcGGTAGTAAgagttgcaactgaggacagactattttttacgcgctatgcgcttcagcactcggcggtcccgttctgtgagcttgtgtagcctagcacttcacagctgagccattgttgctcctagacgtttccacttcacaataacagcacttacagttgaccagggcagctctaacagggcagacatttgatgaactgacttgttggaaaggtggtatcctatgacggGCCACGTTGTAAGTTACTGAGCACTTCAGTAAtgccattttactgccaatgtttgtctacggagatttcatggctttgtgctcgattttatacacttgtcagcaacaggtgtggctgaaatagccaaatccactaatttgaaggggtgtccacatacttttgtatatacagcaTAGTGTATGTGAATAACCAGTGTCAACAGGACATGCAAAGCAAAGCATGAAATGCAGTTATAGGGAGAGGCTTAACTAAACACGGAGAACAGTGTCATAAAGAAATTGTTTACAGTTGGTGTCCCATTTACAAAGACAATATTGTAATTCCACTTATCTCTTCCCAACTGGTATCAAACGATCAATTGTGAACAGAGTAAGTATAGCCTACAACATTATGGCTTTGTGGGCTAAATGTGAGGGGATGGATATCCTGGCACGCCACAAAGAGCTTTCAGGTCGTGGAATACTGTACTTAAATGAAAgacaatagcttaaatgaaatgTAACTTGTCATATGCTTCATAAACTGTTGTAGACTTactggcccttcccaacaatgcagagaaagaaaatagagcaATAATAGAAAATGAATAACATGTAAtaataaaatgaaaaataaatacacaatgagtaatgataacttggcacAGGGTACAAGTACCATGTCAATGTGCAgcggtatgaggtaattgaggtaaatatgtaaatataactaggaataaagtgactagcCAATGGGatatatagtataataaacagtagcagcagcatatgtgaagagtcaaaaaagttagtgcaaaaagggtcaatgcagtccgaatagctatttggttaactatttaactatttatcagtctcatggctttgggggtagaagctgttcagggtcctgttggttccagacttggtgcattggtactgcttgccatgcggtagcagagagaacagtctatgacttgggtggctggagtctttgacaatttctagggctctcttggatggcagggagctcggccccagcgatgtactgggctgtacacattaccctctgtagcgccttgcagtcggatgccaagcagttgccataccaagtggtgatgcagcctgtTAAGATGCTCACAGCGATGCAGTTGTAAAACTTTttggaggatctgagggcccataccaaatctttttagccttctgagggggaataggcgttgttgtgccctcttcacaactgtgttggtgtatGTGACCATGCTAGAtctttagtgatgtggacactgaggaacttgaagctctcgacccactccaccaCAGCCCAGTTAATGTAAACAGGGTCGTGGTCAGCCCTCcattcctgtagtccacgatcagttccTTTTTCTTGCTGACGCATGATTTTTATAAACGTCCAGATTAGtgttccgctccttgaaagtggcagctctagcctttagctcagtgtggaagtttcctgtaatccatggcttcggGTTGGGATATGTGTCATGTTCGTCATAATGAttggaccaaggcacagcgtgcgtagagttccacatattttaataaatcgaaactcaccaaacaaaacaataaagcacaAACGAAACGTGACGCTAACAGTGCTACTAGGCAACTATACATATTCAAGATCCCACAAATCACAatggggaaaatggctacctaaatatgagaCGATAAACAGctgactctgattgggaaccataccaggtcaaCATAAACCATTcatcacctagatgacccaccctagtcactaccatgcaccaaccaacagagaataaacagctctctatggtcagggcgggacagtacccccccccccccccaaaggtgcggactccgaccgcaaaacctgactcaatAGGGGAGGGTGCGGATGGGCATAATAGGGGAGGGTCCGCAGGAGGAATCGGACCGTGTGTCATCGCTGGAGGCACCGGACCATAGATCGTCGCCAGAGGCTCCAGActgtggatcgtcgccggaggatCCAGACCATAGATCGGTTCCGGACtgcagaccgtctcaggaggttccggaccgtagaccgtctcaggaggttccggaccacagaccgtctcaggaggttccggactgtaacCCATCTCAGGAGGTTTCGGACTATAGACCGTCTCagaaggttccggactgtggaccgtcgttggaggttccggactgtagaccgtcgttggaggttccggactgtggaccgtcgttggaggttctggactgggaactgtatCTGGCActggacgcactgggctgtgaaggtgCACTGGTGATACAGTGcatagagccggcgcaggatatcctggaccgaggagacgtactggagaccaggagcgctgagccggcacaacccatcctggctggatgctccctTTCGCACGGCAAGTGCGAGGAGCTGGCACAGAAAGCACCGGGCTGTGgttgcgcactggagacacattGTGTATCTCCGCAAAACATGGTGCCTGACTAGTCCCATGCTCCTCACGGCGACTGTCTTGCTCCAGACACCAAAACACCCACTCTACCTCATCACTCCCCTCAACTATCTCACAATACTCCTCGCTCAGTCTATCCCAATATTCTTCTTCGCTCTCAGACTCGCCCCTCTGCTTCGCCGACCAACCCGTGTGCCCCTCCCAAAtgttttttggggctgcctctcaggcttccgTCGTGGTCATGAACTTCAGAGTCGCTGTTGATCCTCCTTCGCGGCCTctgcctgcttccatggcagggtcttgtcccctgtcataacttcctccca from Oncorhynchus masou masou isolate Uvic2021 chromosome 29, UVic_Omas_1.1, whole genome shotgun sequence harbors:
- the LOC135519890 gene encoding ly6/PLAUR domain-containing protein 1-like, coding for MRLLTYTTLFWFIIKAGLALQIQCYQCEEVTHNDCSTPEFIVNCTVNVQDMCQKEVLVKEDGKHYRKSCASSGACLIASSGYQQFCTGKLNSVCISCCNTPLCNGPRQKKQSSRKRVPSAASSLIPPHSLALIFIPFLLHPSSIFC